Proteins from a single region of Cydia strobilella chromosome 2, ilCydStro3.1, whole genome shotgun sequence:
- the LOC134755428 gene encoding uncharacterized protein LOC134755428 isoform X2, whose product MEMQPRNHTWVNGKNVLLIDHPVGTGFSYAANDSLLVKTDREMGNRKETAQNELQRHRYRKRMGVSKGKYLGPAGFLVPYGCHRPDHVFTRQGDCEGHEEGAMDINMNNINQVSPYPALDKLAVKVNKYVKPMLSRVVNQSLQWNYHSEKVFTTLYKNFFVPSTKFLEMLLNNTKLKIAVYNGNLDVVTPLAGASNWVHKLEWPGAQELKEAKRQPIRGFRNGFYKQYRQLSFWSVFGAGHWIPEDNPMAMDHILEHMLDVSN is encoded by the exons ATGGAAATGCAGCCACGGAATCATACCTGG GTTAACGGGAAAAATGTGTTGTTAATAGACCATCCCGTGGGAACGGGGTTCAGCTACGCCGCCAATGACTCGTTGCTTGTGAAGACTGATCGAGAAATGG GCAATAGAAAAGAAACGGCTCAAAATGAACTTCAAAGGCATAGGTATCGGAAGCGGATGGGTGTCTCCAAGGGAAAGTACCTTGGTCCAGCCGGATTTCTTGTACCTTATG GGTGTCATCGACCAGACCACGTATTTACGCGCCAAGGAGATTGTGAAGGACATGA AGAAGGAGCAATGGAcataaatatgaataatatcAATCAAGTCAGTCCATACCCTGCCTTAGATAAGTTGGCAGTGAAAGTGAATAAATATGTGAAGCCAATGCTGTCCCGCGTGGTGAATCAAAGTTTGCAGTGGAACTACCACTCGGAAAAAGTTTTTACAACGCTTTATAAGAACTTTTTTGTGCCGTCTACTAAATTCT tagaaATGCTGTTAAATAACACGAAGCTAAAGATAGCCGTTTACAATGGAAACTTAGACGTAGTGACACCGTTAGCTG GTGCATCGAACTGGGTTCACAAGTTAGAGTGGCCCGGCGCCCAAGAGCTGAAGGAAGCGAAGAGACAGCCGATCCGAGGGTTCAGGAACGGGTTCTATAAACAATACCGACAGTTGAGCTTCTGGTCTGTCTTCGGAGCTGGCCATTGG ATTCCCGAGGACAACCCAATGGCGATGGATCACATATTGGAACACATGCTGGACGTATCTAATTAG
- the LOC134755428 gene encoding retinoid-inducible serine carboxypeptidase-like isoform X1, with protein MEMQPRNHTWVNGKNVLLIDHPVGTGFSYAANDSLLVKTDREMAMDLSKVIKAFFKNHKAFRKTPTYLFGQSYGGKLSPRLGYYLHTAIEKKRLKMNFKGIGIGSGWVSPRESTLVQPDFLYLMGVIDQTTYLRAKEIVKDMSMFIDKSEYMKALRLDSILFVMFHREGAMDINMNNINQVSPYPALDKLAVKVNKYVKPMLSRVVNQSLQWNYHSEKVFTTLYKNFFVPSTKFLEMLLNNTKLKIAVYNGNLDVVTPLAGASNWVHKLEWPGAQELKEAKRQPIRGFRNGFYKQYRQLSFWSVFGAGHWIPEDNPMAMDHILEHMLDVSN; from the exons ATGGAAATGCAGCCACGGAATCATACCTGG GTTAACGGGAAAAATGTGTTGTTAATAGACCATCCCGTGGGAACGGGGTTCAGCTACGCCGCCAATGACTCGTTGCTTGTGAAGACTGATCGAGAAATGG CAATGGACTTATCAAAAGTAATAAAGGCGTTTTTCAAGAATCATAAAGCATTCCGCAAAACTCCAACATATTTGTTTGGACAGAGTTACGGTGGCAAGTTAAGTCCAAGATTGGGATATTATCTTCACACG GCAATAGAAAAGAAACGGCTCAAAATGAACTTCAAAGGCATAGGTATCGGAAGCGGATGGGTGTCTCCAAGGGAAAGTACCTTGGTCCAGCCGGATTTCTTGTACCTTATG GGTGTCATCGACCAGACCACGTATTTACGCGCCAAGGAGATTGTGAAGGACATGAGTATGTTTATAGACAAAAGTGAATATATGAAAGCGTTGAGACTAGATTCGATATTATTCGTAATGTTTCACAGAGAAGGAGCAATGGAcataaatatgaataatatcAATCAAGTCAGTCCATACCCTGCCTTAGATAAGTTGGCAGTGAAAGTGAATAAATATGTGAAGCCAATGCTGTCCCGCGTGGTGAATCAAAGTTTGCAGTGGAACTACCACTCGGAAAAAGTTTTTACAACGCTTTATAAGAACTTTTTTGTGCCGTCTACTAAATTCT tagaaATGCTGTTAAATAACACGAAGCTAAAGATAGCCGTTTACAATGGAAACTTAGACGTAGTGACACCGTTAGCTG GTGCATCGAACTGGGTTCACAAGTTAGAGTGGCCCGGCGCCCAAGAGCTGAAGGAAGCGAAGAGACAGCCGATCCGAGGGTTCAGGAACGGGTTCTATAAACAATACCGACAGTTGAGCTTCTGGTCTGTCTTCGGAGCTGGCCATTGG ATTCCCGAGGACAACCCAATGGCGATGGATCACATATTGGAACACATGCTGGACGTATCTAATTAG